A genomic stretch from Candidatus Flexicrinis proximus includes:
- a CDS encoding MFS transporter, with the protein MKRKQLLTLFACNLVGWMFVQPAMNLLPVYAVRLGADQSWAGNILALAFFGLLIGTLLTGILSAVFQRRRLMLFVAGAVNVPAVFLMGRAGDHIELALLTAVVFCCVGVSFTTVSILTGLFASESQRGRIFGILAVNNGLGALIGGAVSGPIADASGFPALFAVGAVWWILQPLVALLMEDRRIQPQPRESSGALPASSGLGAPFYLFLLGTTMGLAATFFAVLGRPLVMDELKFDSTAISGAGAIAGAFSLPFPFIIGWLSDRVGRFWLIVSCFLVGAAGLVALAFAVQLWHFWLASILLAAIGVSIGVGSAFMTDLVPAEKIGWALTLFGFAGPVGGIAGFLFTGNAIRSLGAPQTFLGGALLTLLAITLMIVARPTRLQPTE; encoded by the coding sequence ATGAAACGGAAACAGCTCCTTACGCTGTTTGCTTGTAACCTTGTCGGCTGGATGTTTGTCCAGCCCGCGATGAACCTCTTGCCCGTCTATGCCGTCCGGCTTGGTGCGGATCAGTCCTGGGCCGGCAATATCCTTGCCCTGGCCTTCTTTGGCCTTCTCATTGGCACGCTCCTGACCGGCATCCTTTCGGCGGTTTTCCAGCGCCGCCGGCTCATGCTCTTTGTGGCCGGCGCCGTCAATGTCCCGGCTGTATTCCTGATGGGTCGGGCCGGTGATCACATCGAGTTGGCCCTCCTGACCGCCGTCGTCTTTTGCTGTGTCGGCGTCAGCTTCACCACCGTCAGCATCCTGACCGGCCTCTTCGCCTCCGAAAGCCAGCGCGGCAGGATCTTCGGCATCCTCGCAGTGAACAACGGCCTCGGCGCGCTTATTGGCGGCGCGGTCAGCGGCCCCATCGCCGATGCCTCCGGCTTTCCCGCCCTGTTCGCTGTCGGGGCGGTCTGGTGGATCCTCCAGCCGCTGGTCGCCTTGCTCATGGAAGACCGCCGCATCCAGCCCCAACCGCGCGAGTCCTCCGGCGCCTTACCAGCGTCCTCCGGCCTCGGGGCGCCCTTTTATCTGTTCCTTCTGGGTACCACCATGGGGCTGGCGGCTACCTTTTTTGCGGTGCTTGGCCGGCCGCTCGTAATGGATGAATTGAAGTTCGACTCCACCGCGATTTCCGGCGCGGGGGCCATCGCTGGCGCGTTTTCCCTGCCGTTCCCCTTCATCATCGGCTGGCTATCCGACCGCGTTGGCCGCTTCTGGCTCATCGTATCCTGCTTCCTCGTCGGCGCTGCTGGCTTGGTCGCGCTGGCCTTCGCCGTCCAGCTCTGGCACTTCTGGCTGGCCTCGATCCTTCTGGCCGCCATCGGCGTCAGCATCGGCGTCGGCAGCGCCTTCATGACCGACCTCGTCCCGGCGGAAAAAATCGGCTGGGCGCTCACGCTCTTCGGATTCGCCGGCCCTGTCGGAGGTATCGCCGGTTTCCTCTTCACTGGCAACGCCATCCGCTCGTTGGGCGCCCCCCAGACCTTTCTCGGCGGCGCGCTCCTGACCCTGCTCGCCATCACCCTCATGATCGTCGCCCGTCCCACGCGGCTGCAACCGACTGAATAA
- the dnaX gene encoding DNA polymerase III subunit gamma/tau, which yields MPEQALYLKWRPTTFDDMVGQEHIVQTLRNSLKSGRIRHAYLFSGPRGTGKTTTARLLAKAVNCTHDDVEMRPCDQCEACRMVNEGRYMDLIEIDAATHTGVDDVRDLREKIQFSPAEGRYKVYIIDEVHRFSGSAFDALLKTLEEPPAHAIFVLATTEIDKVPQTIKSRCLQFEFRRISVQQVADRLEQITRSEGLHVERAALELVARQGTGSARDSISLLDQMVSDPTDVITLDLAQRILGTGNRQAVVDLADALAAEDIARGLYVINAAIDAGGDPRQYARQMVEHLRAVLLTQTAGSQLVDASAQEAEVFARHAEDIPRNRLVRALRAFNEAVNDSRGGWQPQLPLELALIDSLRAPEVEQTAAVQPMAAAPAGHKKPDDTPTIEALAPGAPPLITPALILAKWAATLKALEKYSSTGPAVLEQFKVLRIDGNLLYMGTDSVVYFKRLAGQDQKLKAISRALHDVHSLWLRVQVELMGDAARQGNTESRASEDPLLSAARDLGARVLPESPQD from the coding sequence ATGCCGGAACAAGCACTCTATCTAAAATGGCGTCCGACCACCTTTGACGACATGGTCGGGCAGGAACACATCGTCCAGACTTTGCGCAATTCGCTTAAGTCTGGCCGTATTCGTCACGCCTATCTCTTTAGCGGGCCGCGCGGCACCGGCAAGACCACCACCGCCCGCCTGCTGGCCAAAGCCGTCAACTGCACGCATGACGACGTTGAAATGCGCCCCTGCGACCAGTGCGAAGCCTGTCGCATGGTCAACGAAGGCCGCTACATGGATCTGATCGAGATCGACGCGGCCACCCATACTGGCGTTGACGATGTCCGCGACCTGCGCGAGAAAATCCAGTTCAGCCCCGCCGAGGGCCGCTACAAAGTCTATATCATCGACGAAGTCCACCGCTTCAGCGGCAGCGCCTTCGACGCGCTCCTCAAGACCCTCGAGGAACCGCCCGCGCACGCCATCTTTGTCCTCGCTACCACCGAGATCGACAAGGTTCCCCAGACCATCAAATCGCGCTGCCTCCAGTTCGAATTCCGCCGCATTTCCGTCCAGCAGGTCGCCGACCGCCTTGAGCAGATTACCCGCTCCGAAGGCCTTCACGTTGAACGCGCCGCCCTCGAACTCGTCGCCCGCCAGGGTACCGGCAGCGCGCGGGATTCCATCAGCCTGCTCGACCAGATGGTCAGTGACCCGACCGACGTCATCACCCTTGACTTGGCCCAGCGCATCCTCGGTACCGGCAACCGCCAGGCCGTCGTCGACCTCGCAGATGCCCTCGCCGCTGAAGACATCGCCCGCGGCCTCTATGTCATCAACGCCGCCATCGACGCCGGTGGCGACCCCCGCCAGTATGCCCGCCAGATGGTCGAACACCTCCGCGCCGTTCTGCTCACCCAGACCGCCGGCTCCCAGTTGGTAGACGCCTCCGCGCAGGAGGCCGAAGTCTTTGCGCGCCACGCCGAAGACATTCCGCGCAATCGCCTCGTCCGCGCCCTCCGGGCCTTCAACGAGGCCGTCAACGACAGCAGGGGAGGCTGGCAGCCCCAGCTTCCGTTGGAGCTGGCCCTCATTGACAGCCTGCGCGCCCCGGAAGTCGAACAGACCGCCGCCGTCCAGCCGATGGCCGCTGCGCCCGCCGGTCACAAAAAACCCGACGATACCCCAACGATTGAGGCACTTGCCCCCGGCGCTCCTCCCCTCATCACCCCCGCCTTAATACTTGCCAAATGGGCCGCCACCCTCAAAGCCTTAGAGAAGTATTCCTCTACCGGCCCGGCTGTTTTGGAACAGTTTAAGGTTCTGCGAATCGACGGAAACTTGCTTTACATGGGCACCGATTCTGTCGTATACTTTAAGAGACTCGCCGGGCAAGACCAGAAGCTTAAAGCCATCTCCCGAGCCCTGCACGACGTACACAGCCTTTGGCTGCGCGTACAAGTCGAGCTAATGGGAGACGCTGCCCGCCAAGGCAACACGGAGAGTCGAGCGTCTGAGGATCCCCTCCTCAGCGCGGCACGCGATCTGGGGGCGCGCGTGCTGCCTGAATCCCCGCAAGATTAA